Proteins from one Sulfurovum riftiae genomic window:
- a CDS encoding GTP-binding protein, with product MKIVIIGGFLGGGKTTVLNHLLAESLKESLKPAVIMNEFGKMSVDGALVSEDIPLSELTEGCIC from the coding sequence ATGAAAATAGTTATTATAGGTGGGTTTTTAGGTGGCGGTAAAACGACTGTCTTAAATCATTTGCTCGCTGAATCATTAAAGGAGTCGCTGAAACCGGCAGTTATCATGAATGAATTTGGTAAAATGAGTGTTGATGGTGCCTTAGTATCTGAAGACATACCTTTAAGTGAACTGACAGAGGGGTGTATCTGTTG